In Hamadaea flava, a genomic segment contains:
- a CDS encoding sensor histidine kinase yields the protein MQTRTAWQAIAQRPLRFLTSSWPWRSLAYLVSGVAVGVVTGLLMIGLAAAGVLLLIVVVGIGVLVVTALAGIYVARFERWRLRLVDLDRAPDPHRQPSAPGLRAWLTTRLREQATWREFSFVVIWLGGLWFVDLGVLALTLWLPFYFMSVPIADPNTWPWMIIGIAMLLPAPYTITAWAGARAALTRALLAPRDDELGVRLEEVTLSRARLVDAFESERRRIERDLHDGAQQRLVSLSMNLGLARLDAAPGSPVETQLAAAQEQVSQVLSELRDLVRGVHPQVLDDHGLAAAIDEIADRSPIPVTVDIRLPGRVTGAVELTAYFVIAEALANIAKHSGASQATVRGRLEPDLLVIEVRDNGVGGADPADGTGLTGLADRVAVVDGRVRLSSPSGGPTLLHVEIPCHSV from the coding sequence GTGCAGACCCGGACCGCCTGGCAGGCCATCGCGCAGCGGCCGCTGCGGTTCCTGACGTCGTCCTGGCCGTGGCGCTCGCTGGCGTACCTGGTGAGCGGGGTCGCCGTCGGCGTCGTCACCGGCCTGCTGATGATCGGACTGGCAGCGGCCGGCGTGCTGTTGCTCATCGTCGTCGTCGGGATCGGTGTCCTCGTGGTGACGGCGCTGGCCGGGATCTACGTCGCCCGGTTCGAACGGTGGCGGCTCCGCCTGGTCGATCTCGACCGCGCTCCCGACCCGCACCGGCAGCCGTCCGCGCCCGGGCTCCGGGCCTGGCTGACGACCCGGTTGCGGGAGCAGGCGACCTGGCGGGAGTTCTCCTTCGTCGTCATCTGGCTCGGCGGGCTCTGGTTCGTCGACCTGGGCGTACTCGCCTTGACGTTGTGGCTGCCCTTCTACTTCATGAGCGTCCCGATCGCGGATCCGAACACCTGGCCCTGGATGATCATCGGGATCGCCATGCTGCTCCCGGCCCCGTACACGATCACCGCCTGGGCCGGCGCCCGCGCCGCCCTGACCCGGGCGCTCCTCGCTCCGCGGGACGACGAGCTGGGCGTACGCCTGGAGGAGGTGACGTTGTCCCGGGCCCGGCTGGTCGACGCCTTCGAATCCGAGCGGCGTCGCATCGAACGGGACCTGCACGACGGCGCGCAGCAGCGCCTGGTGTCGCTCAGCATGAATCTCGGGCTGGCCCGGCTGGACGCCGCGCCGGGCTCACCGGTGGAAACGCAGCTGGCCGCCGCCCAGGAGCAGGTCTCCCAGGTGCTGAGCGAACTGCGTGACCTCGTCCGCGGGGTGCATCCGCAGGTGCTCGACGATCACGGGCTGGCCGCCGCCATCGACGAGATCGCCGACCGCTCGCCGATTCCGGTCACCGTCGACATCCGCCTGCCCGGCCGGGTCACCGGGGCGGTCGAGCTGACGGCGTACTTCGTGATCGCCGAGGCGCTCGCGAACATCGCCAAGCACTCCGGGGCGAGTCAGGCAACCGTGCGTGGCCGTCTCGAACCGGACCTCCTCGTCATCGAAGTACGCGACAACGGCGTCGGCGGCGCGGATCCGGCCGACGGCACCGGCCTGACCGGGCTGGCCGATCGGGTCGCGGTCGTCGACGGCCGCGTACGCCTGTCGAGCCCGTCCGGCGGCCCGACCCTGCTTCACGTGGAGATCCCATGCCACTCCGTGTAG
- a CDS encoding response regulator: MPLRVVLAEDSLLLREGLIGLLGRFGHEVVDAVGEAGAIAAAVRSAQPDLLITDVRMPPGNADDGLKAAVDLRQERPELPVLVLSQYVEQSYAVRLLDSGGGLAVGYLLKDRVGAITDFVQAVERVAAGGTVVDPEVVRQLLRRRRDPLERLSAREREVLALMAEGRSNAAVAKQLFVTEAAVNKHVRSIFAKLDLPQDTEDHRRVLAVLAYLRA, from the coding sequence ATGCCACTCCGTGTAGTGCTCGCCGAGGACTCGCTGCTGTTGCGCGAGGGCCTGATCGGGCTGCTGGGCCGGTTCGGCCACGAGGTCGTCGACGCGGTGGGGGAGGCGGGCGCGATCGCCGCCGCCGTCCGCAGCGCCCAGCCGGACCTGCTGATCACCGACGTACGCATGCCGCCGGGCAACGCGGACGACGGGCTGAAGGCGGCCGTCGATCTGCGGCAGGAGCGTCCCGAGCTGCCCGTGCTCGTGCTGAGCCAGTACGTCGAGCAGTCCTACGCGGTGCGGCTGCTCGACTCGGGCGGTGGTCTGGCGGTCGGCTACCTGCTCAAGGATCGCGTCGGGGCGATCACCGACTTCGTGCAGGCCGTCGAACGGGTGGCCGCGGGCGGCACCGTCGTCGACCCCGAGGTCGTACGCCAGCTGCTCCGCCGACGCCGGGATCCCCTCGAACGGCTCAGCGCCCGGGAGCGCGAGGTCCTGGCGTTGATGGCGGAGGGCCGGTCGAACGCGGCCGTCGCCAAGCAGCTGTTCGTCACCGAGGCGGCCGTGAACAAACACGTACGCAGCATCTTCGCCAAGCTCGACCTGCCGCAGGACACCGAGGACCACCGGCGGGTGCTGGCCGTCCTCGCCTACCTCCGCGCCTAG
- the glyA gene encoding serine hydroxymethyltransferase has protein sequence MHEPKISHLAAEDPALADLIESEAQRQHDKLRMIASENYVSSAVLEATGTVLTNKYSEGYAGKRYYEGQQLIDPIESLAVERAKAVFGAEHANVQPYSGSPANLAIYLAFLQPGDTVMSMSLAHGGHLTHGSPVSITGKWFRPVHYGVEPETGRVDMSKVRELALAERPKLIIAGGTAIPRTIDFPAFAEIAAEVGAILMADIAHIAGLIAGGAHPSPIGLADVVTTTTHKTLRGPRGAMIMAKAEHATVVDKAVFPGLQGGPHNHTTAGIAVALHEAAQPSFKGYAHQIVANASALAVALNERGFDLVSGGTDNHLILIDLTSKGIPGKPAAKALDAAGIELNFNGVPFDTRRPFDPSGIRLGTAALTTRGLTEAQMPQVAEWMDQTVTAAVKEDTAALDRIAGEVRDLLAAYPMPGYTA, from the coding sequence ATGCACGAGCCGAAGATCTCCCACCTCGCGGCCGAGGATCCCGCTCTCGCCGACCTGATCGAGTCCGAAGCCCAGCGCCAGCACGACAAGTTGCGCATGATCGCGTCCGAGAACTACGTCTCCTCCGCGGTCCTCGAGGCGACCGGCACGGTGCTGACGAACAAGTACTCCGAGGGCTACGCCGGCAAGCGCTACTACGAGGGCCAGCAGCTCATCGACCCGATCGAGAGCCTCGCCGTCGAGCGCGCGAAGGCCGTGTTCGGCGCCGAGCACGCCAACGTGCAGCCGTACTCCGGCTCCCCGGCCAACCTCGCGATCTACCTCGCCTTCCTGCAGCCGGGCGACACCGTGATGAGCATGTCGCTCGCGCACGGCGGCCACCTCACGCACGGCTCGCCCGTGTCGATCACCGGCAAGTGGTTCCGCCCGGTGCACTACGGCGTCGAGCCGGAGACCGGTCGCGTCGACATGTCCAAGGTCCGGGAGCTGGCCCTGGCCGAGCGGCCGAAGCTGATCATCGCGGGCGGCACCGCCATCCCGCGCACGATCGACTTCCCGGCGTTCGCCGAGATCGCCGCCGAGGTCGGCGCGATCCTGATGGCCGACATCGCGCACATCGCGGGCCTGATCGCGGGCGGCGCGCACCCGTCGCCGATCGGCCTGGCCGACGTCGTCACCACCACCACGCACAAGACCCTGCGCGGCCCGCGCGGCGCCATGATCATGGCCAAGGCCGAGCACGCCACCGTCGTGGATAAGGCCGTCTTCCCCGGCCTGCAGGGCGGCCCGCACAACCACACCACCGCCGGCATCGCGGTCGCCCTCCACGAGGCGGCCCAGCCGTCCTTCAAGGGGTACGCGCACCAGATCGTCGCGAACGCGTCGGCCCTGGCGGTGGCGCTCAACGAGCGTGGCTTCGACCTGGTCTCCGGCGGTACCGACAACCACCTGATCCTCATCGACCTGACCAGCAAGGGCATCCCCGGCAAGCCGGCCGCCAAGGCGCTGGACGCGGCCGGGATCGAGCTGAACTTCAACGGGGTTCCGTTCGACACCCGCCGCCCGTTCGACCCGTCCGGCATCCGGCTCGGCACCGCCGCGCTCACCACGCGGGGCCTCACCGAGGCGCAGATGCCGCAGGTCGCCGAGTGGATGGACCAGACGGTGACGGCCGCCGTCAAGGAGGACACCGCTGCCCTCGACCGGATCGCCGGCGAGGTTCGCGACCTGCTCGCGGCGTACCCGATGCCCGGCTACACCGCCTGA
- a CDS encoding cellulase family glycosylhydrolase has product MLRRFCLLLAACLAVVLPVTPAYASDSGHVTRQGTQLKLNGKPFKFYGGNNYYLMYQSPAMADDVFADAQAAGFTVLRTWAWLDIGNTDGSDSVAGKANGVYLQYWDPVAGAPAYNDGPDGLERLDYVLYRARQSGIKLVLAFTNNWSDFGGMDQYVRWAGLSHHDDFYTDARIKGWYKDWISHLLNRTNTLTGVKYSDDPTVMTWELANEPRCQGSGGYPTSDACGMQHPETITAWADEMTRHVKSVDPKHLVSVGEEGFTCANLGTDDWTTNCGPGTDSAALTALPAVDVMSFHLYPDGWGKTASWGTQWITDHIATARRLGKAVMLGEFGYKDKATRNPVYREWTDAVRAAGGNGFLYWILSGSQDDGTLYPDYDGFTVYCPSPVCATIANGGDELVHGQRSRPPVADHDTAVTEFDTPIGLHPLANDVAYRTYLRPASLDLQPDVAGVQTSVTVTGGTFTASSGDVGFAPAAGFVGKAIAHYVVRDAAGRLSNVADLQATVKPDPTAAILIESWESGVDGWAPGSWQANAGTVAQTADFHTDGAYGLHIEAADGGWFGFTPAQPLNIAGKATLKYDIRAGAAAGTSTTVALQVGAGWAWCQGSWTWVPQGSSTTIEIDLFNGVSCDQTALGEVHGVLIYVSSGDFDLDNVRAE; this is encoded by the coding sequence ATGCTCCGGCGCTTCTGCCTGCTGCTCGCGGCATGCCTCGCCGTCGTCCTGCCCGTCACCCCGGCGTACGCGTCGGACTCGGGTCATGTCACCCGTCAGGGGACCCAGCTGAAGCTGAACGGCAAGCCGTTCAAGTTCTACGGCGGCAACAACTACTACCTGATGTATCAGTCGCCGGCGATGGCCGACGACGTCTTCGCCGACGCCCAGGCGGCCGGGTTCACCGTGCTGCGTACCTGGGCGTGGCTGGACATCGGCAACACCGACGGCAGCGACTCGGTCGCCGGCAAGGCCAACGGCGTCTACCTCCAGTACTGGGACCCGGTGGCGGGCGCGCCCGCGTACAACGACGGGCCGGACGGGCTGGAGCGTCTCGACTACGTCCTCTATCGGGCGCGGCAGAGCGGGATCAAGCTCGTCCTCGCGTTCACCAACAACTGGAGCGACTTCGGCGGCATGGACCAGTACGTGCGCTGGGCCGGGCTGTCGCACCACGACGACTTCTACACCGACGCCCGGATCAAGGGCTGGTACAAGGATTGGATCAGTCATCTGCTGAACCGGACCAACACCCTGACCGGGGTGAAGTACTCCGACGACCCGACCGTGATGACCTGGGAGCTGGCCAACGAGCCGCGGTGCCAGGGCTCCGGCGGGTACCCGACCTCGGACGCCTGCGGCATGCAGCACCCGGAGACGATCACGGCCTGGGCCGACGAGATGACCCGGCATGTGAAGTCGGTCGACCCCAAGCACCTGGTCAGCGTCGGCGAAGAGGGCTTCACCTGCGCCAACCTCGGCACCGACGACTGGACCACCAACTGCGGGCCGGGCACCGACAGCGCCGCGCTCACCGCACTGCCCGCCGTCGACGTGATGTCCTTCCACCTCTACCCGGACGGCTGGGGCAAGACCGCGTCGTGGGGCACGCAGTGGATCACCGACCACATCGCCACGGCCCGACGCCTCGGCAAAGCCGTGATGCTCGGCGAGTTCGGCTACAAGGACAAGGCGACCCGCAACCCGGTCTATCGCGAGTGGACGGACGCGGTGCGGGCCGCCGGCGGCAACGGCTTCCTCTACTGGATCCTGTCCGGCTCACAGGACGACGGGACGCTCTACCCCGACTACGACGGGTTCACCGTCTACTGCCCGAGCCCGGTCTGCGCGACGATCGCCAACGGCGGCGACGAGCTGGTCCACGGCCAGCGCAGCCGGCCGCCGGTCGCCGACCACGACACCGCCGTCACCGAGTTCGACACCCCGATCGGGCTGCACCCGCTGGCCAACGACGTGGCGTACCGGACGTATCTGCGGCCCGCGTCGCTCGATCTGCAACCCGACGTGGCCGGGGTGCAGACCTCGGTCACGGTCACCGGAGGCACGTTCACGGCAAGCTCGGGGGACGTGGGCTTCGCGCCGGCCGCCGGGTTCGTGGGCAAGGCGATCGCACACTATGTCGTACGCGACGCGGCCGGTCGCCTGTCGAACGTGGCGGACCTCCAGGCGACCGTCAAACCCGACCCGACGGCGGCGATCCTCATCGAGTCGTGGGAGTCCGGAGTGGACGGCTGGGCTCCGGGCAGCTGGCAGGCCAACGCCGGCACCGTGGCGCAGACCGCCGACTTCCATACCGACGGGGCGTACGGGCTGCACATCGAGGCGGCCGACGGCGGATGGTTCGGCTTCACCCCGGCTCAGCCGCTGAACATCGCGGGCAAGGCCACCCTGAAGTACGACATCCGCGCCGGGGCGGCCGCGGGCACCTCGACCACGGTCGCACTGCAGGTCGGCGCGGGCTGGGCCTGGTGCCAGGGCTCGTGGACCTGGGTACCGCAGGGCAGTTCCACCACGATCGAGATCGACCTCTTCAACGGAGTGTCGTGCGACCAGACCGCGCTGGGCGAGGTCCACGGCGTCCTGATCTACGTCAGCTCCGGCGACTTCGACCTGGACAACGTCCGGGCCGAATAG
- a CDS encoding bifunctional glycosyltransferase family 2/GtrA family protein, with protein sequence MTAPTLSPGLVHPAGQRELVLDVVIPVYNEEADLGPSVRRLHAYLTQHLPYTFRITIADNASVDETPLVAASLAATLSHTRVVRLEQKGRGRALRHVWSSSDAAVLAYMDVDLSTDLAALLPLIAPLITGHSDLAIGSRLARQSRVVRGAKREVISRGYNLLLRGTLAASFSDAQCGFKAIRADVARELLPLVEDTGWFFDTELLVLAQNAGMRIHEVPVDWVDDPDSRVDIVATIKADLRGIARVGRNLLTGALPLAQLRERLGRGRQDAETTLLGQLIRFGGVGVASTLAYLLLYAGFASALGAQGANLLALLITAVANTAANRRLTFGVRGSADALRHQAQGLLIFGLGLVLTSGSLALLHAVTGTPARPAEMVVLIGANLLATLLRFVLLRAWVFRPTAQA encoded by the coding sequence ATGACAGCGCCGACCCTTTCACCCGGTCTCGTGCACCCCGCCGGCCAGCGGGAACTCGTCCTGGACGTGGTCATCCCGGTCTACAACGAGGAGGCCGACCTCGGGCCGAGCGTCCGGCGGCTGCACGCGTACCTCACTCAGCACCTGCCCTACACCTTCCGGATCACGATCGCCGACAACGCCTCCGTCGACGAGACACCGCTGGTCGCCGCCAGTCTCGCGGCCACCCTCTCGCACACCCGAGTGGTACGCCTGGAGCAGAAGGGCCGAGGCCGCGCCCTGCGGCACGTCTGGTCCAGCTCCGATGCCGCCGTGCTGGCGTACATGGATGTGGACCTGTCCACCGACCTGGCGGCGCTGCTGCCGCTGATCGCGCCGTTGATCACGGGCCACTCCGACCTCGCGATCGGCAGCCGGCTGGCCCGGCAGTCCCGCGTGGTGCGCGGAGCCAAACGGGAGGTGATCTCCCGGGGCTACAACCTGCTGCTGCGCGGCACACTGGCCGCGTCGTTCTCCGACGCCCAATGCGGGTTCAAGGCCATCCGGGCCGACGTCGCGCGGGAGTTGCTGCCGCTCGTCGAGGACACCGGCTGGTTCTTCGACACCGAACTGCTCGTCCTGGCGCAGAACGCCGGGATGCGCATCCACGAGGTGCCGGTCGACTGGGTCGACGATCCGGACAGCCGGGTCGACATCGTCGCGACCATCAAGGCCGACCTGCGCGGGATCGCTCGGGTCGGGCGCAACCTGCTGACCGGCGCGCTGCCCTTGGCACAGTTGCGCGAACGGCTCGGCCGGGGCCGCCAGGACGCCGAGACCACCCTGCTCGGGCAGCTCATCCGGTTCGGCGGCGTCGGGGTCGCCAGCACGTTGGCGTACCTGCTGCTGTATGCGGGGTTCGCGTCGGCGCTGGGCGCACAGGGCGCCAATCTGCTCGCGCTGCTGATCACGGCGGTGGCGAATACCGCGGCGAACCGGCGGCTGACCTTCGGCGTACGCGGATCGGCGGACGCGCTGCGGCACCAAGCCCAGGGCCTGCTGATCTTCGGGCTGGGGCTGGTCCTCACCAGCGGGTCGCTCGCGTTGCTCCACGCGGTCACCGGTACGCCCGCCCGCCCGGCCGAGATGGTGGTCCTCATCGGCGCGAACCTGCTCGCGACGCTCCTCCGGTTCGTCCTGCTCCGCGCCTGGGTTTTCCGCCCTACCGCACAAGCATGA
- a CDS encoding thioredoxin family protein — MAVNSFMVELGTPAPAFTLPSAATGEPVSLDDYRESPALLVAFLSNHCPYVRHIEAALGELTTRYAKLGLATVAISANDVENYPDDAPAKLVEQTERAGFGFAYLHDESQQVATAYRAACTPDLFLYGPADAEGRRPLAYRGQFDDSRPKSGATATGESLAAAVDAVLAGETVAEPHWPSTGCSIKWKPGNEPA; from the coding sequence ATGGCCGTCAACTCCTTCATGGTGGAACTGGGCACCCCCGCGCCCGCCTTCACCCTGCCCTCCGCCGCGACCGGCGAGCCCGTCTCCCTGGACGACTACCGGGAGTCCCCGGCGCTGCTCGTGGCGTTCCTGTCCAACCACTGCCCGTACGTGCGGCACATCGAGGCGGCGCTCGGCGAGCTGACCACCCGATACGCCAAGCTCGGCCTCGCCACGGTGGCGATCAGCGCCAACGACGTCGAGAACTATCCGGACGACGCGCCGGCCAAACTCGTGGAGCAGACCGAGCGGGCCGGGTTCGGATTCGCGTACCTGCACGACGAGAGCCAGCAGGTCGCGACCGCCTACCGGGCCGCGTGCACCCCGGACCTGTTCCTTTACGGGCCAGCTGACGCCGAGGGGCGGCGGCCGCTGGCGTACCGGGGGCAGTTCGACGACTCCCGGCCCAAGAGCGGTGCGACCGCCACCGGAGAGTCGCTGGCGGCGGCGGTCGACGCGGTGCTCGCGGGCGAGACCGTGGCCGAACCGCACTGGCCCAGCACGGGCTGCTCGATCAAGTGGAAGCCCGGCAACGAGCCCGCCTGA
- the ilvD gene encoding dihydroxy-acid dehydratase: MVELRSRTSTHGRTMAGARALWRATGMTDDDFGKPIVAIANSYTQFVPGHVHLKDLGGLVADAVAAAGGVGREFNTIAVDDGIAMGHAGMLYSLPSRELIADAVEYMVQAHCADALVCISNCDKITPGMLLAALRLNIPTVFVSGGPMEAGKTVAIEGVVHEKLDLIDAMVAAADDSVSEADLDRIERSACPTCGSCSGMFTANSMNCLTEAIGLALPGNGSTLATHAARKELFERAGSLIVDLCKRYYDGDDASVLPRAIATREAFENAVALDVAMGGSTNTVLHLLAAAREAELDFGVADIDAVSRRVPCVAKVAPNSPKYHMEDVHRAGGIPAILGELDRGGMLHRDVHSVHSPDLTSWLAEWDIRSGSTSDAAIELFHAAPGGVRTTEPFSTQNRWATLDTDAAGGCIRSVEHAYTADGGLAVLHGNLAEDGCVVKTAGVPEEVWRFSGPAKVFESQDDAVTGILAGQIVPGDVVVIRYEGPKGGPGMQEMLYPTSFLKGRGLGKSCALITDGRFSGGTSGLSIGHISPEAAGGGLIALVEPGDIISIDIPARSLVLEVPQDVLDARRVAQDKRDRPYTPVDRVRPISAALRAYASMTTSASDGAYRRVPD, encoded by the coding sequence ATGGTTGAGCTGCGGTCGAGGACCTCCACGCACGGCCGGACTATGGCGGGCGCACGGGCGCTGTGGCGCGCCACCGGCATGACCGACGACGATTTCGGCAAGCCGATCGTCGCCATCGCCAACAGCTACACCCAGTTCGTACCGGGTCACGTCCACCTCAAGGACCTCGGCGGCCTCGTCGCCGACGCGGTGGCGGCGGCCGGCGGAGTGGGTCGCGAGTTCAACACGATCGCGGTCGACGACGGCATCGCGATGGGCCACGCGGGCATGCTCTACTCGCTGCCGAGCCGCGAGCTGATCGCCGACGCCGTGGAGTACATGGTGCAGGCGCACTGCGCCGACGCGCTGGTCTGCATCTCCAACTGCGACAAGATCACGCCGGGCATGCTGCTGGCCGCGCTGCGGCTCAACATCCCGACGGTCTTCGTCTCCGGCGGCCCGATGGAGGCCGGCAAGACGGTCGCGATCGAGGGCGTCGTCCACGAGAAACTCGACCTGATCGACGCGATGGTCGCGGCGGCCGACGACTCCGTGAGCGAGGCGGACCTGGACCGCATCGAGCGGTCGGCCTGCCCGACCTGCGGCTCCTGCTCCGGCATGTTCACCGCGAATTCGATGAACTGTCTCACCGAGGCGATCGGCCTGGCCCTGCCGGGCAACGGGTCCACGCTGGCCACCCACGCCGCCCGCAAGGAGCTGTTCGAGCGGGCCGGCAGCCTGATCGTCGACCTGTGCAAGCGCTACTACGACGGCGACGACGCCTCGGTGCTGCCCCGGGCGATCGCCACTCGCGAGGCGTTCGAGAACGCGGTCGCGCTCGACGTCGCGATGGGCGGCTCGACCAACACCGTGCTGCACCTGCTCGCCGCGGCCCGCGAGGCCGAGCTGGACTTCGGCGTCGCCGACATCGACGCCGTCTCGCGGCGGGTGCCCTGCGTGGCCAAGGTGGCGCCGAACTCGCCGAAGTACCACATGGAAGACGTCCACCGGGCCGGCGGCATCCCCGCCATCCTCGGTGAACTCGACCGCGGCGGGATGCTGCACCGCGACGTCCACTCCGTGCACTCCCCCGACCTGACGTCGTGGCTGGCCGAGTGGGACATCCGCAGCGGGTCTACCAGCGACGCGGCCATAGAGCTGTTCCACGCCGCTCCGGGCGGAGTGCGTACGACTGAGCCGTTCTCCACGCAGAACCGGTGGGCGACGCTGGACACCGACGCGGCGGGCGGCTGCATCCGCTCGGTCGAGCACGCGTACACCGCCGACGGCGGGCTCGCCGTGCTCCACGGCAACCTCGCCGAGGACGGCTGCGTGGTCAAGACGGCGGGCGTGCCCGAGGAGGTCTGGCGCTTCAGCGGACCGGCGAAGGTGTTCGAGTCCCAGGACGACGCGGTCACCGGCATCCTCGCCGGCCAGATCGTCCCCGGCGACGTCGTGGTCATCCGCTACGAGGGACCCAAGGGCGGGCCGGGCATGCAGGAGATGCTCTACCCGACCTCCTTCCTCAAGGGGCGGGGCCTCGGCAAGAGCTGCGCGCTGATCACCGACGGCCGGTTCTCCGGCGGCACCAGCGGGCTGTCGATCGGGCACATCTCGCCCGAGGCGGCCGGCGGCGGTCTCATCGCGCTCGTCGAGCCCGGCGACATCATCAGCATCGACATCCCGGCGCGCAGCCTCGTCCTGGAGGTGCCGCAGGACGTCCTCGACGCCCGGCGCGTCGCCCAGGACAAGCGCGATCGGCCCTACACGCCGGTCGACCGGGTCCGGCCGATCAGCGCGGCGCTGCGGGCGTACGCGTCGATGACGACCAGCGCCAGCGACGGGGCGTACCGCCGCGTCCCCGACTGA